A region of Lacinutrix sp. Hel_I_90 DNA encodes the following proteins:
- a CDS encoding general stress protein CsbD: protein MDTTGINQTWSAQKARLKLKFAALTDSDLLFEKGEKEEMIAKLQITLGKTKEEIEEILKTT, encoded by the coding sequence ATGGACACAACTGGAATTAATCAAACATGGAGCGCTCAAAAAGCCAGACTTAAATTAAAATTTGCTGCGTTGACTGATTCTGATTTATTGTTTGAGAAAGGAGAGAAAGAAGAGATGATTGCTAAACTTCAAATCACCCTGGGTAAAACTAAAGAAGAAATAGAAGAAATTTTAAAAACAACTTAG